A section of the Streptomyces sp. SCL15-4 genome encodes:
- a CDS encoding GNAT family N-acetyltransferase, with the protein MSETEIRDDRAAGRLEAVGDGEVVGRIEYFVLESPARALVPVHTIVEPAHEGKGIAGSLARELYALAGREGVPVAPLCPYVVKWAERHPETAPPADPELLSAAKDWLRVHPGRF; encoded by the coding sequence ATGAGCGAGACCGAGATCCGCGACGACCGGGCGGCGGGCCGTCTGGAGGCCGTCGGCGACGGTGAGGTGGTCGGCCGCATCGAGTACTTCGTGCTGGAATCGCCCGCGCGCGCCCTGGTCCCCGTGCACACCATCGTCGAGCCCGCCCACGAGGGCAAGGGCATCGCCGGATCGCTCGCCCGCGAGCTGTACGCCCTCGCCGGGCGCGAGGGCGTCCCGGTGGCCCCGCTGTGCCCGTACGTCGTCAAGTGGGCCGAACGCCACCCGGAGACCGCTCCGCCGGCCGACCCCGAGCTGCTCTCGGCCGCCAAGGACTGGCTGCGCGTCCATCCCGGACGGTTCTGA
- the panD gene encoding aspartate 1-decarboxylase, which yields MLRTMFKSKIHRATVTQADLHYVGSVTIDADLLDAADLLPGELVHIVDITNGARLETYVIEGERGSGVVGINGAAAHLVHPGDLVIIISYAQVTDAEARELRPRVVHVDAGNRIVSLGADPSEPVPGSDQQRSPQAVGA from the coding sequence ATGCTTCGTACCATGTTCAAGTCCAAGATCCATCGAGCCACCGTCACCCAGGCCGACCTGCACTACGTGGGATCCGTGACCATCGACGCCGATCTTCTCGATGCCGCCGACCTGCTGCCCGGGGAACTGGTGCACATCGTCGACATCACCAACGGGGCCCGGCTGGAGACGTACGTCATCGAGGGGGAGCGGGGTTCCGGGGTCGTCGGGATCAACGGGGCGGCCGCCCATCTCGTGCACCCCGGTGACCTGGTGATCATCATCAGCTACGCTCAGGTCACCGACGCGGAGGCCCGTGAGCTGCGGCCCCGCGTCGTGCATGTCGACGCCGGCAACCGGATCGTGTCCCTCGGCGCCGACCCGTCCGAGCCCGTGCCCGGGTCGGACCAGCAGCGCAGCCCGCAGGCCGTAGGAGCCTGA